Proteins from a genomic interval of Candidatus Binataceae bacterium:
- the murF gene encoding UDP-N-acetylmuramoyl-tripeptide--D-alanyl-D-alanine ligase, with protein MATTIPPNRCSFIASHISQITGAPALANASLRTTSVSIDSRVIAPGALFVALRGARDGHEYLAAATDAGAAAALVERGRASALPCFEVDDPLAALGALARAHLERMRRASSIPTIAIGGAAGKTTTKELTAALMRSLCGATLATPGNLNNLIGVPMTIFTLEDTHRAAVLECGTNQPGEIARLAAIVQPGAALVLNVDIEHTEGLGSLEGVADEEAALFATAKIAVVSTAEIRLLRRIPPAMPRLTFGFDHAADVRLVARTVSSTGQQIIELKLRPSLVESGIAPRLSATLSLLGAASALNAASAVAAAAAALARPFHADELDAIAGALAGVRASDGRLSLHELGGILVIDDTYNSNPRSLRAALAAARETVDGLRTRLIVALGDMLELGELSAAAHIEALQELVRIQPETCLLVGAEMRRAAESASASRLSGLTLAADSLEAAPLVAKIARRGDVLLVKGSRGIAMERIIDALPGGESRVR; from the coding sequence ATGGCAACGACGATTCCGCCCAATCGATGCTCCTTCATCGCCTCCCACATTTCGCAGATCACCGGTGCGCCTGCGTTGGCCAATGCCAGCCTCCGCACAACGAGCGTTAGCATTGATTCGCGGGTGATCGCGCCGGGCGCGCTCTTCGTCGCACTGCGCGGCGCGCGCGACGGCCACGAATATCTTGCGGCGGCGACAGATGCAGGTGCTGCCGCCGCTTTGGTCGAGCGCGGACGCGCTTCTGCTCTCCCCTGCTTTGAAGTTGATGATCCGCTAGCGGCGCTCGGAGCGCTCGCCCGTGCCCACCTCGAACGGATGCGGCGTGCGTCGAGCATCCCGACAATCGCGATCGGCGGCGCAGCCGGCAAGACGACCACGAAGGAATTGACGGCCGCGCTGATGCGATCGCTATGCGGCGCCACGCTCGCCACGCCCGGCAACCTCAACAATCTGATCGGCGTCCCCATGACCATCTTCACCCTGGAGGACACCCATCGCGCCGCCGTGCTCGAATGCGGGACCAATCAGCCTGGGGAAATTGCGCGGTTGGCAGCGATCGTCCAGCCCGGCGCGGCGCTGGTTTTGAACGTTGACATCGAGCACACCGAAGGGCTGGGTTCGCTCGAGGGCGTCGCGGACGAGGAGGCGGCGTTGTTCGCCACCGCGAAAATTGCAGTCGTGTCGACTGCCGAAATCAGGTTGTTGCGACGCATTCCGCCGGCAATGCCGCGCCTGACCTTCGGCTTCGATCATGCTGCCGACGTGCGCCTCGTCGCGCGCACGGTCAGTTCAACAGGACAGCAGATCATTGAGCTCAAGTTACGTCCGTCACTGGTTGAGAGCGGGATTGCGCCGAGGCTCAGCGCAACCTTGAGCCTGCTCGGCGCTGCCTCCGCACTCAACGCCGCGAGCGCGGTTGCGGCGGCAGCCGCGGCGCTCGCGCGTCCGTTCCACGCCGATGAGCTCGATGCAATCGCAGGCGCGCTCGCCGGCGTACGTGCCTCCGACGGCCGGCTCAGCCTGCACGAACTCGGCGGGATCCTGGTGATCGACGACACCTACAATTCAAATCCACGCTCGCTGCGTGCTGCGCTGGCCGCCGCCCGCGAGACGGTAGACGGGCTGCGGACGCGGCTGATCGTCGCGCTTGGTGACATGCTCGAACTCGGCGAGCTCTCCGCCGCCGCCCACATCGAGGCTCTGCAGGAACTGGTGCGGATACAGCCTGAAACCTGTCTGCTGGTCGGCGCCGAAATGCGCCGTGCCGCCGAGAGCGCCTCAGCGTCGCGGCTCTCGGGCTTGACGCTCGCCGCCGACAGCCTCGAAGCCGCCCCTCTGGTCGCGAAGATCGCGCGTCGGGGCGACGTGCTCCTGGTCAAGGGCTCGCGCGGGATCGCGATGGAACGGATCATCGACGCGCTGCCCGGCGGCGAGTCGCGCGTCAGATGA
- a CDS encoding enoyl-CoA hydratase-related protein, producing MAGEVLLFERQQNYATITLNRPEKRNALNEPMLKALDEALVAVEHERDVLALIVRGAGASFCSGIDLAEADRLEGGHSPVNVERVFHRLENVSVPTIAAMQGPALAGGCELGLHCDLRIGAEDLRMGMTVARVGLLVPYDFIRKLIEIIGAANTAQILYTAEPVDAARALSMGLVHEVVPAAKLGEAAIALAQKVSGNAPLSLRTMKKSLRRSLSESNDAFHQDILEMGRMVRASQDAREGIRAFLEKRKPNWKGE from the coding sequence TCTTATTCGAGCGTCAGCAGAATTACGCGACCATCACGCTCAATCGTCCCGAAAAACGCAACGCCCTCAACGAGCCGATGCTCAAAGCGCTCGACGAGGCGTTGGTCGCCGTCGAGCACGAGCGCGACGTCCTCGCGCTGATCGTGCGCGGCGCCGGCGCGAGTTTCTGCTCGGGCATCGATCTCGCCGAAGCTGATCGGCTCGAGGGGGGCCATAGCCCGGTCAACGTCGAACGCGTATTCCACCGTCTTGAGAATGTCTCGGTCCCGACGATCGCCGCGATGCAGGGTCCGGCGCTGGCCGGCGGATGCGAGCTCGGCTTGCATTGCGACCTGCGTATCGGCGCTGAGGACCTCCGGATGGGGATGACAGTCGCGCGTGTCGGCCTGCTCGTGCCCTACGATTTCATCCGTAAGCTGATCGAAATAATCGGCGCCGCGAATACCGCGCAGATTCTTTATACAGCCGAGCCGGTGGACGCGGCCCGCGCCCTCTCGATGGGCCTGGTGCACGAAGTCGTGCCCGCCGCGAAGCTGGGCGAGGCGGCGATCGCGCTCGCGCAGAAAGTCTCGGGCAATGCTCCGCTATCGCTGCGCACGATGAAGAAAAGCTTGCGGCGCTCGCTGAGCGAGTCTAACGACGCCTTCCATCAGGACATCCTCGAAATGGGCCGTATGGTGCGGGCCAGCCAAGACGCCAGGGAAGGCATCCGCGCCTTTTTGGAAAAGCGCAAGCCCAATTGGAAAGGCGAGTAA